The proteins below come from a single Serratia ficaria genomic window:
- a CDS encoding long-chain-fatty-acid--CoA ligase: protein MLNLATLLEESARSWPDRSALVQDDIPLSYRALNELANRVANLLTARGVRPGERVALACPNRPEFPAIYYGILKVGATVVPLNTLLKSAEFAYYLADSAAVAFFCHEGNEGLPLAAEARRAFDDAENCRDFLIIGDRLPLEGERFSRAVAEQPTSFCSAVTAETDTAVVLYTSGTTGRAKGAELSHSNLTLNALGSVRLFEGSETDPDRHLVTLPLFHTFGSTVQMNAGFACAATLVLMERFDAAQAIALMQKHRVTFFAGVPTMYWALLNALDDKVDLARLRSTLRMAVSGGASLPVKILEDFSRRFGINILEGYGLSETSPVATFNHPRRQNKAGSIGQPIWGVEVRLLDVTGRPIDGVDQVGELAVRGYNIMKGYLNRPEATAEALDNQGWFRTGDLGRRDADGFYFIVDRAKDMIIRGGFNVYPREIEEVLMRHPAVSLVAVIGVEHPALGEEIKAVVVLKAADDVIAEDELIAWCKERLAAYKYPRILEFVERLPMTSTGKVLKRCLR from the coding sequence ATGCTTAATTTGGCGACCTTGCTTGAAGAGAGCGCGCGTTCCTGGCCAGACCGCTCCGCGCTGGTGCAGGACGACATTCCGCTCAGCTACCGGGCGTTGAATGAGCTGGCCAACCGGGTGGCGAATTTGTTGACCGCGCGCGGCGTTCGGCCCGGTGAAAGGGTGGCGCTGGCCTGCCCGAATCGGCCGGAGTTTCCGGCCATCTATTACGGCATTCTCAAAGTCGGCGCCACCGTGGTGCCGCTGAACACCCTGCTGAAAAGCGCCGAGTTTGCATATTACCTGGCGGATTCCGCTGCGGTGGCCTTCTTTTGCCATGAGGGCAACGAAGGGTTGCCGCTGGCGGCCGAAGCGCGGCGCGCTTTTGACGACGCAGAAAATTGTCGCGATTTTCTGATTATCGGCGATCGGTTGCCGCTGGAGGGAGAGCGGTTCAGCCGGGCGGTCGCCGAGCAGCCCACCTCGTTTTGCTCGGCGGTCACGGCGGAGACCGACACCGCAGTGGTGCTTTACACCAGCGGCACCACCGGGCGCGCCAAGGGCGCGGAGCTGAGCCATTCCAATCTGACGCTCAATGCGTTGGGTTCGGTGCGGCTGTTCGAGGGATCGGAAACGGATCCCGATCGCCATTTGGTGACGCTGCCGCTGTTCCATACCTTCGGCTCCACCGTGCAGATGAACGCCGGCTTCGCCTGCGCCGCCACGCTGGTGTTGATGGAGCGCTTTGACGCCGCCCAGGCCATAGCGCTGATGCAAAAACACCGCGTCACCTTCTTCGCCGGCGTGCCGACCATGTATTGGGCGCTGCTGAACGCGCTGGACGACAAGGTGGATCTGGCGCGCTTGCGCAGCACGCTGCGCATGGCGGTATCCGGCGGCGCCAGCCTGCCGGTGAAGATCCTGGAAGATTTCTCCCGCCGCTTCGGCATCAACATCCTCGAAGGGTACGGGTTGTCGGAAACCAGCCCGGTGGCCACCTTCAACCATCCTCGCCGCCAGAACAAAGCCGGCTCGATAGGTCAGCCGATTTGGGGCGTGGAGGTGCGCCTGCTGGACGTGACCGGCCGGCCGATCGACGGCGTAGACCAGGTGGGCGAGTTGGCGGTGCGCGGCTACAACATCATGAAGGGCTATCTGAACCGGCCGGAGGCAACGGCGGAAGCGCTGGATAACCAGGGGTGGTTCAGAACCGGCGATCTGGGGCGCCGCGACGCCGACGGCTTCTATTTTATCGTCGACCGCGCCAAGGACATGATCATTCGCGGCGGTTTTAACGTCTACCCGCGTGAAATTGAAGAGGTGTTGATGCGGCATCCGGCGGTGTCGCTGGTGGCGGTGATCGGCGTCGAGCATCCGGCGCTGGGCGAAGAGATCAAGGCGGTGGTGGTGCTGAAGGCGGCGGACGACGTCATTGCGGAAGATGAGCTGATCGCCTGGTGCAAGGAGCGGCTGGCGGCCTATAAATACCCGCGCATTCTGGAGTTTGTCGAACGCTTGCCGATGACCAGCACCGGGAAGGTGTTGAAACGCTGCCTGCGCTAG
- a CDS encoding DJ-1/PfpI family protein, whose translation MSKKKILMLVGDYAEDYETMVPFQALQMIGHQVDAVCPDKAKGDFIMTAIHDFDGAQTYSEKPGHRFTLNADFFSVKEADYDALLIPGGRAPEYLRLNAEVIKLVQAFDAARKPIAAVCHGPQLLAAAGVLKGRTCSAYPACAPEVRLSGGHYADIGIDQAHVDGNLVTAPAWPAHPQWLAKFAEVLQQYR comes from the coding sequence ATGAGCAAGAAGAAGATCCTGATGCTGGTCGGCGATTACGCCGAAGATTACGAAACCATGGTGCCGTTTCAGGCGCTGCAGATGATTGGCCACCAGGTTGACGCGGTCTGCCCCGACAAGGCCAAGGGCGACTTTATCATGACAGCGATCCATGATTTTGACGGCGCCCAGACCTACAGCGAGAAGCCCGGCCACCGCTTTACTCTCAACGCCGATTTCTTCTCGGTGAAGGAAGCGGATTATGACGCCCTGCTGATCCCCGGCGGCCGAGCGCCCGAATATCTGCGGTTGAATGCGGAAGTGATCAAGCTGGTGCAGGCATTCGACGCCGCGCGCAAACCCATTGCCGCCGTTTGTCACGGCCCGCAGCTGCTGGCCGCCGCCGGGGTGTTGAAAGGCCGGACCTGCAGCGCCTACCCGGCCTGTGCGCCGGAGGTGCGGCTGAGCGGCGGGCACTATGCCGACATCGGCATCGATCAGGCGCACGTCGACGGCAACCTGGTGACCGCGCCGGCCTGGCCCGCACACCCGCAATGGCTGGCGAAATTCGCCGAAGTGCTGCAGCAGTATCGTTAG
- a CDS encoding CHAP domain-containing protein, giving the protein MNIAITASVGLKGLNKPDDVRAVRRQLNAHFARVRGLSQIAIGMIADEELYRAIRVFQFSMEIKSPDSVISPNGRTLRTLNIAPQVYRLEGRRILGTQEGTLGNVQKRNLININAVGYNGNTQWAYNVAKNEFPVNSNKCNKFVYDVIKESGLDAYVTIAGVRRPPLAAEWANKNTHISNWRVLSDDEQPAKGDVAAYPLSGGASYSGHTGFVVVINGTLTNISAHSDAIYPILGQFENEVTTRYRRYIGA; this is encoded by the coding sequence ATGAACATAGCGATTACAGCAAGCGTGGGTTTGAAAGGACTGAATAAACCTGACGATGTCAGGGCGGTGCGTCGACAACTGAACGCGCATTTTGCTCGAGTGCGAGGGTTGTCGCAAATCGCGATAGGCATGATTGCCGATGAGGAGCTTTATCGGGCGATACGCGTCTTTCAATTTTCCATGGAAATCAAGTCACCTGACAGTGTGATTTCACCAAACGGAAGAACATTGAGAACGCTGAATATTGCACCTCAGGTTTACAGGTTGGAAGGCCGAAGGATCCTCGGTACTCAAGAGGGGACATTAGGCAATGTACAAAAAAGAAATTTGATTAATATCAATGCCGTTGGCTATAACGGGAATACTCAGTGGGCTTATAATGTTGCCAAAAATGAGTTCCCTGTTAATTCGAATAAATGTAATAAGTTTGTCTACGATGTGATCAAGGAATCTGGCCTTGATGCATATGTTACAATTGCCGGAGTCAGACGACCTCCGCTGGCTGCAGAATGGGCGAACAAAAACACTCATATCTCTAACTGGCGCGTATTGTCAGATGATGAACAACCGGCCAAAGGCGACGTTGCAGCCTATCCGCTCTCCGGGGGGGCAAGTTATTCAGGCCACACCGGGTTCGTTGTCGTTATCAACGGTACGTTGACCAACATAAGTGCTCACAGTGATGCGATTTATCCCATCCTGGGGCAGTTCGAAAATGAAGTTACTACGCGTTATAGAAGATATATCGGAGCATAA
- a CDS encoding DUF1493 family protein: MAADIQQQIISLIAKFNAPGFLKKGVIITAETAINQALNLSFSDSNALMRRYFDAFEIDSSNYNHQLYFPQPADSSRWFSPSFGDERSRPLYVSMLVRSARAKRWLYDIHFLIEQLR, translated from the coding sequence ATGGCAGCAGATATCCAGCAGCAGATTATTTCGCTTATCGCCAAATTCAACGCCCCGGGGTTTCTTAAGAAGGGCGTGATCATCACCGCTGAAACGGCGATCAATCAGGCGCTCAACCTGTCTTTCAGCGACTCCAACGCCCTGATGCGGCGCTATTTTGACGCCTTCGAGATCGACAGCAGCAATTACAACCACCAACTGTATTTCCCTCAGCCGGCGGACAGCAGCCGCTGGTTTTCTCCTTCGTTCGGCGATGAACGCAGCCGGCCGCTGTACGTTTCCATGCTGGTGCGTTCGGCGCGCGCCAAACGCTGGCTGTATGACATTCATTTTCTGATTGAACAACTCAGGTAA